The following are encoded together in the Bos javanicus breed banteng chromosome X, ARS-OSU_banteng_1.0, whole genome shotgun sequence genome:
- the SERTM2 gene encoding serine-rich and transmembrane domain-containing 2, translating to MTEVHFKYHGNLTGRAHFPTLATEVDTTSDKYSNLYMYVGLFLSLLAILLILLFTMLLRLKHVISPITSESTESVPQFTDVEMQSRIPTP from the coding sequence ATGACGGAGGTACATTTCAAGTACCATGGAAATCTCACTGGACGGGCCCATTTTCCCACCCTGGCAACAGAGGTTGACACTACTTCAGATAAGTATTCCAACCTGTATATGTATGTGGGCTTATTCCTGAGCCTCTTGGCTATTCTCCTCATCCTGCTCTTCACGATGCTCCTTCGACTCAAACATGTCATCTCACCCATCACCTCTGAGAGCACAGAAAGTGTTCCTCAATTCACAGATGTAGAGATGCAGAGTCGGATTCCTACTCCTTAA